One window of Dermacentor andersoni chromosome 7, qqDerAnde1_hic_scaffold, whole genome shotgun sequence genomic DNA carries:
- the LOC126533422 gene encoding disintegrin and metalloproteinase domain-containing protein 10-like, translating to MGRSRRSQLLLPWLLLLALGAHGGRGELSDFVSRFERVRMQAFSVPPTRSVDAMDVAADAQGGYRVSFEAYGQHFNLSLAEDPRHVNRIPVFVHNTSGVSRVAYEADYSLYIGRLEDNPRSEVMGYFRDGVFDGVIRTENNVYFVEPADNFFLEKQNYDAVVYSGMEVMAPDCVTMRGGVRACFQNTTRAVGPSKQLQRLSAEEDLLTRMSAQRMRSSGGTSSGLRVCGIELLADHSFFRSRNRNVNLVVQEMILHLHYADLVFRNTDFQLPFRVGLIPEKVTIFAEPSSKGYPLGQEDLSAKDYLASFSFYVQRHCLVVGFSHRPFESNTLGISFVANPDPEGPVGGICELPMRFIDQDTIHSFNIASITTSTSNRKRVPHGVSFGTVTHEIGHSFGSPHDPAADPACHPIGKSGFFIMVKYSVDGSLPNHRAFSPCSVRDMRKVLRAKGTCLAEDGARCGNGIIEPGEECDCGSEATCDTLDPCCSPAPSGPQLHEALLPPQRDLPCTVRRAGGSTCSPRSSACCSDQCGATLLRAASNASCRPFDECMASGMCDDKGVCRPLTARADGYPCRGTKKTCRHGKCQSTPCQDRGLLDCVCVDEGRFGNDECHICCRNGSRGACLPAIEHGLKSLDGRLFVQRSDFFCHGRRGQCDGFGMCIVSPTISHSSSKSAAAMLLLPSTNFVLLLLLLLRPPLLLRRQ from the coding sequence ATGGGCCGGAGCCGGCGGTcgcagctgctgctgccatggcTGCTGCTCCTAGCGCTAGGCGCGCACGGCGGCCGCGGCGAGCTGAGCGACTTCGTGAGCCGCTTCGAGCGAGTTCGCATGCAGGCGTTCAGCGTGCCGCCCACCCGCAGCGTAGACGCCATGGACGTGGCAGCCGACGCGCAGGGCGGCTACCGGGTCTCGTTCGAGGCCTACGGCCAGCACTTCAACCTGTCGCTCGCCGAGGACCCGCGCCACGTGAATCGCATCCCGGTGTTCGTGCACAACACGAGCGGCGTGTCGCGAGTCGCGTACGAGGCCGACTACAGCCTCTACATCGGCCGGCTCGAGGACAACCCGCGCTCGGAGGTGATGGGCTACTTCCGCGACGGCGTCTTCGACGGCGTCATACGCACCGAGAACAACGTGTACTTCGTCGAGCCCGCGGACAACTTCTTCCTGGAGAAGCAGAACTACGACGCTGTCGTCTACTCCGGCATGGAGGTGATGGCGCCCGACTGCGTCACCATGCGCGGAGGCGTGCGCGCCTGCTTCCAGAACACGACGCGCGCCGTCGGCCCCtcaaagcagctgcagcggctgtCGGCCGAAGAAGACTTGCTGACACGCATGAGCGCGCAGAGGATGCGCTCGTCCGGCGGCACGTCGTCAGGCCTGCGCGTCTGCGGCATCGAGCTGCTGGCCGACCACTCGTTCTTCCGCTCGCGCAACCGCAACGTGAACCTGGTGGTGCAGGAGATGATCCTGCACCTGCACTACGCCGACCTGGTGTTCCGCAACACCGACTTCCAGCTGCCATTCCGAGTGGGCCTCATACCCGAGAAGGTGACCATCTTCGCCGAGCCAAGCAGCAAGGGCTACCCGCTGGGCCAGGAAGACCTGTCGGCCAAGGACTACCTGGCCAGCTTCTCGTTCTACGTGCAGCGCCACTGCCTCGTCGTGGGCTTCTCCCACCGGCCCTTCGAGAGCAACACGCTGGGCATCTCGTTCGTGGCGAACCCGGACCCCGAGGGCCCGGTGGGTGGCATCTGCGAGCTGCCCATGCGCTTCATCGACCAGGACACCATACACAGCTTCAACATCGCCTCCATCACGACGAGCACGTCTAACCGCAAGCGAGTCCCGCACGGAGTCTCGTTCGGCACGGTGACGCACGAGATCGGCCACAGCTTCGGCTCGCCGCACGACCCCGCCGCCGACCCGGCCTGTCACCCGATCGGCAAGTCGGGCTTCTTCATCATGGTCAAGTACTCCGTGGACGGCTCCCTGCCGAACCACCGCGCCTTCTCGCCCTGCTCGGTGCGCGACATGCGCAAGGTGCTGCGCGCCAAGGGCACCTGCCTGGCCGAAGACGGCGCGCGCTGCGGCAACGGCATCATCGAGCCCGGCGAGGAGTGCGACTGCGGCTCGGAGGCCACCTGCGACACGCTGGACCCGTGCTGCTCGCCCGCGCCGTCGGGCCCGCAGCTTCACGAGGCGCTGCTGCCCCCGCAGCGGGACCTGCCGTGCACGGTGCGCCGCGCCGGCGGGTCCACCTGCTCGCCGCGGTCGTCGGCCTGCTGCAGCGACCAGTGCGGCGCCACGCTGCTGCGCGCCGCGTCCAACGCGTCGTGCCGCCCGTTCGACGAGTGCATGGCGTCCGGCATGTGCGACGACAAGGGCGTCTGCCGCCCGCTCACGGCGCGCGCCGACGGCTACCCGTGCCGCGGCACCAAGAAGACCTGCCGCCACGGCAAGTGCCAGTCGACGCCCTGCCAGGACCGGGGCCTGCTCGACTGCGTGTGCGTGGACGAGGGCCGGTTCGGCAACGACGAGTGCCACATCTGCTGCCGCAACGGCTCGCGCGGCGCCTGCCTGCCCGCCATCGAGCACGGCCTCAAGTCGCTCGACGGCCGCCTGTTCGTGCAGCGCTCCGACTTCTTCTGCCACGGCCGGCGCGGACAGTGCGACGGCTTCGGCATGTGCATCGTGTCGCCCACCATatcgcacagcagcagcaagtcggCCGCAGCGATGTTGCTGCTGCCGAGCACGAACTtcgtgctgttgctgctgctgctgctgcggccgcCGCTGCTGTTGCGCAGGCAATAA